A genomic region of Bacteroidales bacterium contains the following coding sequences:
- a CDS encoding glycosyltransferase — protein sequence MNQQKDINRIAMLSTHGYFDPVPQLGQTDTGGQVVYVLELSKALGKKGYKVDIYTRWFDESRKQIDPVPGHPNVRVIRIPAGPWEFIPKEFIYDVLPELSDNMIQFIKDNDLDYDLFHGHYVDAGIVALDMAKAFNKPVFFTAHSLGAWKKDQMGGDPEEMEEKFNFEKRINEELRLFKSANAQTLTSNTQKEKLNELYDYDASNIEIIPPGVNIQTYHIPTEEEQKKETDLPDKYIFCLSRIDSNKGHDLLLYAFDKVRKEIDDIHLVIGGGSPNPKPREQSVFNKMKEIIKEKDMDRAHIIGYVPDEKLVQYYQQAELFVLPSTFEPFGMTSQEAMACGTPVVASKYGGIKHVITHEKNGMLINPEDSEEFADAIIKLLKDEDYRAKLGKEANKLIVDHYSWEAMATHHINLYKKYYNNFNI from the coding sequence ATGAACCAACAAAAAGATATCAACCGCATTGCAATGCTCAGTACCCATGGCTATTTTGATCCTGTACCTCAGCTTGGACAAACCGATACCGGAGGTCAGGTGGTTTACGTATTGGAATTATCAAAAGCTTTGGGAAAAAAAGGCTATAAAGTCGACATCTATACCCGGTGGTTTGATGAATCCAGAAAACAAATCGATCCGGTGCCCGGACATCCCAATGTCAGGGTTATCAGAATACCGGCCGGGCCCTGGGAGTTTATTCCCAAAGAATTTATCTACGATGTCCTGCCTGAATTATCGGATAACATGATCCAGTTTATCAAAGACAATGATCTGGATTATGATCTATTTCACGGGCATTATGTGGATGCAGGCATTGTTGCACTGGATATGGCAAAAGCATTCAATAAGCCGGTTTTCTTCACCGCACATAGTTTAGGAGCCTGGAAAAAAGATCAGATGGGGGGAGATCCCGAAGAAATGGAAGAGAAGTTTAATTTCGAAAAACGCATCAACGAGGAACTCCGGTTATTCAAATCGGCTAATGCCCAGACGCTTACTTCAAACACTCAGAAAGAAAAGCTCAATGAGCTCTATGATTATGATGCGTCTAATATTGAAATCATACCTCCGGGGGTAAACATTCAAACCTATCATATACCCACGGAAGAAGAGCAAAAAAAAGAAACCGATCTGCCAGATAAATACATATTCTGTTTAAGCCGCATTGACAGCAATAAAGGGCATGATTTGCTGTTATATGCCTTTGATAAGGTAAGGAAAGAAATTGACGACATTCATCTTGTAATCGGCGGGGGTTCACCAAATCCCAAACCCAGAGAGCAGTCGGTCTTTAACAAAATGAAAGAAATTATCAAAGAGAAGGACATGGACAGGGCCCATATCATCGGATACGTACCCGATGAAAAACTGGTTCAATATTATCAGCAGGCAGAACTTTTTGTCCTGCCCTCCACTTTTGAACCTTTTGGCATGACATCCCAGGAAGCAATGGCTTGTGGAACACCTGTTGTAGCCTCAAAATACGGAGGAATTAAACATGTGATCACACATGAAAAGAACGGAATGCTGATTAACCCGGAAGATTCTGAAGAATTTGCCGATGCCATTATCAAATTGTTGAAAGATGAGGATTACCGGGCCAAACTAGGAAAAGAAGCCAACAAACTGATTGTTGATCACTACAGTTGGGAGGCCATGGCTACCCATCACATCAATCTATATAAAAAGTACTACAACAATTTCAATATTTAA